The Nitrosomonas cryotolerans ATCC 49181 genome includes a window with the following:
- a CDS encoding SAM-dependent methyltransferase, giving the protein MTGTLYLIPTLLSGEDINWVIPSTVQKHIADISYYIVEHPKTARQFLKCINCNLPLQKIHMEILNEHTQSHELLPLLDPLLAGHDVGILSEAGCPAVADPGAELIRLAHQQNIRVMPLVGPSSILLALMASGLNGQRFSFHGYLPVERDVRVKKIIELEQQSIAYDQTQIFIEAPYRNQRLLESLIKTCHDNTDLCIAANLTFVSEYIATKTIKAWRCALPEINKIPAIFLFHGK; this is encoded by the coding sequence ATGACCGGCACACTTTATCTTATTCCAACGCTATTAAGTGGTGAGGATATTAACTGGGTTATTCCTAGTACGGTTCAGAAGCATATTGCAGATATCAGTTATTATATTGTTGAGCATCCGAAAACAGCCAGACAATTTCTGAAATGCATTAATTGTAATTTACCGTTGCAGAAAATTCATATGGAAATTCTGAATGAGCATACTCAATCCCATGAACTGCTGCCTTTACTTGATCCATTGCTGGCTGGTCATGATGTAGGCATTCTATCTGAAGCAGGCTGCCCTGCAGTTGCTGATCCTGGTGCAGAATTGATACGACTTGCTCACCAACAGAATATCCGGGTGATGCCTTTAGTGGGACCATCTTCTATCTTGCTAGCATTGATGGCCTCTGGATTAAACGGCCAGCGTTTTTCTTTTCACGGCTATTTGCCTGTGGAAAGAGATGTTCGGGTTAAGAAAATTATTGAGTTAGAGCAGCAATCCATAGCATATGATCAGACTCAGATTTTTATTGAGGCACCTTATCGAAACCAGAGGTTGTTGGAGTCATTAATTAAAACTTGTCATGATAATACTGATTTATGTATTGCTGCTAATCTTACATTCGTCAGTGAATATATCGCCACTAAAACAATTAAAGCGTGGAGATGTGCATTACCTGAAATCAATAAAATACCCGCAATTTTTCTATTTCATGGAAAATAA
- the gloA gene encoding lactoylglutathione lyase, producing the protein MRILHTMLRVGNLEKSLDFYTLVLKMKLLRRKDYPDGRFTLAFVGYQDEANGTVLELTHNWDITQYEIGEGFGHIAIEVENAQQACEETKKLGGKVTREAGPMKHGTTVIAFVEDPDGYKIEFIQKK; encoded by the coding sequence ATGCGTATCCTACACACCATGCTACGAGTCGGTAATCTTGAAAAATCGCTCGACTTCTATACTCTAGTATTAAAAATGAAATTATTGCGCCGCAAGGACTATCCTGATGGCCGATTCACCCTTGCATTCGTTGGCTATCAAGATGAAGCCAACGGTACCGTACTCGAATTGACTCATAATTGGGATATCACTCAATATGAAATAGGTGAAGGATTTGGACACATTGCCATTGAGGTTGAGAACGCACAGCAGGCCTGCGAAGAAACCAAGAAACTGGGTGGAAAAGTAACACGAGAGGCTGGTCCCATGAAACACGGCACGACTGTCATTGCTTTTGTGGAAGATCCAGATGGATACAAAATCGAATTTATTCAGAAAAAATAA
- the thiD gene encoding bifunctional hydroxymethylpyrimidine kinase/phosphomethylpyrimidine kinase, translated as MLQPPPIVLSFAANDPSGGAGIHADILTIASLGCHPLSVITAITVQDTVGVEDILALDPEWVADQARAVLEDMPVNVFKIGLLGSVEIIAAIAEVISDYPDIPLILDPVLASGRGDELANEEMVQAMRELLLPQVTILTPNSLEARRLAQDDDDDDSYLLDFDQCAERLLQMGCEYVLITGTHDYTSRVVNTLYNSDGIVRSDEWQRLAGSYHGSGCTLASAIAASIANGLSVDESVYEAQDFTWRALKAGFRPGMGQHLPDRLFWADDENTDLNKDKS; from the coding sequence ATGTTACAGCCACCCCCTATTGTACTTTCTTTTGCCGCAAACGACCCAAGTGGCGGAGCCGGCATTCATGCGGATATTCTTACGATTGCCAGTCTGGGTTGTCACCCTTTGTCGGTAATTACGGCTATTACAGTACAAGATACAGTCGGTGTAGAAGATATACTGGCACTTGATCCGGAATGGGTAGCGGACCAGGCACGAGCGGTATTAGAAGATATGCCTGTGAATGTTTTTAAAATCGGACTATTGGGCAGTGTCGAAATTATAGCGGCGATTGCTGAAGTGATTTCAGATTATCCCGATATCCCGTTGATATTAGATCCAGTCCTTGCGTCGGGTCGTGGTGACGAATTGGCTAACGAAGAGATGGTACAGGCTATGCGTGAATTGTTGCTTCCGCAAGTGACTATTCTAACACCCAATAGCTTGGAGGCTCGGCGTTTGGCGCAGGATGATGATGACGATGATTCATATCTGCTGGATTTTGATCAGTGTGCAGAAAGGCTTTTACAAATGGGCTGCGAGTATGTATTGATTACCGGTACGCATGACTATACATCTCGGGTTGTCAATACACTGTATAACTCTGACGGTATTGTACGTTCGGATGAATGGCAAAGATTAGCCGGTTCTTATCATGGATCAGGATGCACATTGGCATCTGCTATCGCTGCCTCAATTGCGAATGGATTATCTGTCGATGAAAGCGTGTATGAAGCGCAGGATTTTACCTGGCGGGCATTGAAAGCGGGTTTTCGTCCAGGTATGGGGCAGCATTTACCAGACAGGCTTTTTTGGGCAGATGATGAAAATACGGACTTGAATAAGGATAAAAGTTAA
- a CDS encoding rubredoxin — protein MPTEENHVYNRYMCLICGFIYDEAEGSPEEGIPAGTRWEDVPINWTCPECGARKEDFEMVKI, from the coding sequence ATGCCGACTGAAGAGAATCATGTTTACAACCGTTATATGTGTCTTATTTGTGGCTTTATATATGACGAAGCCGAAGGATCTCCGGAAGAAGGTATCCCCGCCGGCACGCGTTGGGAAGATGTACCGATCAATTGGACATGTCCTGAATGTGGTGCGCGCAAAGAAGATTTTGAAATGGTGAAAATATAG